From Myxococcus stipitatus, the proteins below share one genomic window:
- a CDS encoding lysophospholipid acyltransferase family protein — MRKLFCMLTAGVWTIVCFPLAILAMVLTFRASNSLWVVRELWSPVLLWAGGAKLEVSGSENVDPKRPTIYVANHQSTLDIPAHFVAVPVPFRYVAKEQLKWVPLIGWYLAAAGHVFINRSDRHKAIASLDRAAEKIRGGISIFLYPEGTRSEDGRILPFKKGPFALALKARVPVCPVTIEGSGALMPKNSWNITPGPVRVRIGKPIDTTGFAEDDREGLARAVRAVIIEDSLALGGKGGDAEDAIAAAGGEGIGAASSPRASTPA; from the coding sequence ATGCGCAAGCTCTTCTGCATGTTGACGGCCGGCGTCTGGACCATCGTCTGCTTCCCGCTGGCCATCCTGGCGATGGTCCTCACGTTCCGGGCCTCCAACTCCCTGTGGGTGGTCCGGGAGCTCTGGTCGCCGGTGCTGCTGTGGGCGGGGGGCGCGAAGCTGGAGGTGAGCGGCAGCGAGAACGTGGACCCGAAGCGGCCCACCATCTACGTGGCCAACCACCAGTCCACGCTCGACATCCCGGCGCACTTCGTCGCGGTGCCGGTGCCCTTCCGCTACGTGGCCAAGGAGCAGCTCAAGTGGGTGCCGCTCATCGGCTGGTACCTCGCCGCGGCGGGCCACGTCTTCATCAACCGGAGTGATCGCCACAAGGCCATCGCCTCGCTGGACCGGGCCGCGGAGAAGATTCGCGGGGGCATCAGCATCTTCCTGTATCCGGAGGGCACCCGCTCCGAGGACGGGCGCATCCTGCCCTTCAAGAAGGGCCCCTTCGCGCTCGCCCTGAAGGCCCGCGTCCCCGTCTGCCCCGTCACCATCGAGGGCTCGGGCGCGCTGATGCCCAAGAACAGCTGGAACATCACCCCGGGCCCCGTGCGCGTGCGCATCGGCAAGCCCATCGACACGACGGGCTTCGCCGAGGATGACCGCGAGGGCCTGGCGCGCGCGGTTCGCGCGGTCATCATCGAGGACAGCCTCGCGCTCGGCGGCAAGGGGGGCGACGCCGAGGACGCCATCGCGGCCGCGGGCGGCGAGGGCATCGGCGCCGCCAGCTCCCCTCGCGCCTCCACCCCAGCCTGA
- a CDS encoding DUF2314 domain-containing protein translates to MEVYLLATEQEGPAPLDALRASFATDEVEFNASEDGQGFVLRADSSEVHVRRTVGMEGLPRFNKAAYSGSPEAFDRLSRAKAFYHLSLEPGGPQPTLPVFEALWAVRTLLEHVPGVLVDLTAFKLHEPEDVVEITELDFDIRDHVHLHAVEVAEGDTPLWVHSHGMEKFGARDLEIFHLAEQDLLPAESFLHELCTDLAFGQGPALRSQVGTSEGQSFMVVPSEEARTNLLGVPLETFEGHESLFLTVVSPLGRHNTSQLLAPYRERFAQEPEEQTESMRREAQALLPAFLARFQRKGLMEPLTFLVRAPFDTHPDGNTVVENLWLEVMARDEGSLVGKLVDGAVHTTEWRKGAHVEVEETQVNALALSREGRALDEGEIRALLNAERPM, encoded by the coding sequence ATGGAGGTCTACCTCCTGGCGACGGAGCAGGAAGGGCCGGCGCCGCTCGACGCGCTGCGGGCCTCGTTCGCGACGGACGAGGTGGAGTTCAACGCGAGCGAGGACGGACAGGGGTTCGTGCTCCGAGCGGACAGCTCGGAGGTGCACGTGCGCCGGACGGTGGGGATGGAGGGGCTGCCGCGCTTCAACAAGGCGGCCTACAGCGGCAGCCCGGAGGCCTTCGACCGCCTGAGCCGGGCCAAGGCCTTCTACCACCTGTCCCTCGAGCCCGGCGGTCCCCAGCCCACGCTGCCCGTGTTCGAGGCGCTGTGGGCCGTGCGCACGCTGCTGGAGCACGTGCCCGGCGTCCTCGTGGACCTGACCGCCTTCAAGCTCCACGAGCCCGAGGATGTCGTGGAAATCACGGAGTTGGACTTCGACATCCGGGACCACGTGCACCTGCACGCGGTGGAGGTGGCGGAGGGGGACACGCCCCTGTGGGTCCACTCGCACGGGATGGAGAAGTTCGGGGCCCGGGACCTGGAGATCTTCCACCTGGCGGAGCAGGACCTGCTGCCGGCGGAGAGCTTCCTCCACGAGCTGTGCACGGACCTGGCCTTCGGGCAGGGGCCGGCGCTGCGCTCGCAGGTGGGGACCAGCGAGGGGCAGTCCTTCATGGTCGTCCCGTCCGAGGAAGCGCGGACCAACCTGCTGGGCGTGCCGTTGGAGACGTTCGAGGGGCACGAGAGCCTCTTCCTCACGGTCGTCTCGCCCCTGGGGCGGCACAACACGTCCCAGCTGCTGGCGCCCTACCGGGAGCGCTTCGCCCAGGAGCCCGAGGAGCAGACGGAGTCCATGCGCCGCGAGGCCCAGGCGCTGTTGCCGGCGTTCCTCGCGCGCTTCCAGCGCAAGGGGCTGATGGAGCCGCTGACGTTCCTCGTCCGCGCGCCGTTCGACACCCACCCGGATGGCAACACCGTGGTGGAGAACCTGTGGCTGGAGGTCATGGCCCGGGACGAGGGCAGCCTCGTGGGCAAGCTGGTGGATGGCGCGGTGCACACCACGGAGTGGCGCAAGGGCGCCCACGTGGAGGTGGAAGAGACCCAGGTCAACGCGCTGGCGCTCAGCCGCGAGGGACGGGCGCTCGACGAGGGCGAGATCCGCGCCTTGTTGAACGCAGAGCGCCCCATGTAG
- a CDS encoding sigma-54-dependent Fis family transcriptional regulator codes for MPALLLLTGPSAGRRYEIHADMAIGRSPSCDIPLRDDQVSRKHAQLSVLDGQVRLKDLDSRNGTLVNGARISAEVVLVPGDRVRVGATTAVFEPPAVTLVEGGPTSPGHVPIEEVLPHVGAAAALYSAGTALLGATSEAMVLRRLAEEVARALSADRAAALLGNGTGLLTAAISGAESVSVPRLLAQVALDRKELVEAETELCAPLVASGGMPFGVLYAVRGDSPFTGGEGQLLAALGRLGGEAYTAVRSRGEAESSTPVMLGGSRPLRALLESARRAANSAAPVVIHGEPGAGKTLLARTVHARSPRALEPLVVVDCRLPAEQVEEVLLGRASAPGQPPVASALLRADRGSLVLQHVEALPKPLAERLARLLARRTAPARQGGEEPVDVRLIVTSTASLPVMTSKGGLEPALGRSLMGFELEVPALRERRADVLVLTEFFVSRAARRVSKEPPVLGPDARRLLSEYGWPQNVRELELVGERLGLLYAGGRVGALQLPPEIQEGGAEGRTLQERVARLERDAISEALREAGGKKVRAATLLGISRPTLDKKIEEYGLTVERNRRG; via the coding sequence ATGCCCGCCCTGCTGCTGCTCACCGGCCCGTCCGCGGGACGCCGCTACGAGATTCACGCGGACATGGCCATTGGCCGCAGTCCGTCGTGTGACATCCCGCTGCGCGACGACCAGGTGTCCCGCAAGCACGCGCAGTTGTCCGTGCTCGACGGGCAGGTCCGGCTGAAGGACCTGGACTCGCGCAACGGGACGCTCGTCAACGGCGCGCGCATCAGCGCGGAGGTGGTGCTGGTGCCCGGGGATCGCGTCCGGGTGGGCGCGACGACCGCCGTGTTCGAGCCGCCCGCGGTGACGCTGGTGGAGGGCGGGCCCACCTCCCCGGGGCACGTCCCCATCGAGGAGGTGCTGCCCCACGTGGGGGCGGCGGCGGCGCTCTATTCGGCGGGCACGGCGCTGCTGGGCGCCACCAGCGAGGCCATGGTGCTGCGGCGGCTGGCGGAGGAGGTGGCCCGTGCGCTCAGCGCGGACCGCGCCGCGGCCCTGCTGGGCAACGGGACGGGACTGCTGACGGCGGCCATCTCCGGCGCGGAGTCCGTGTCCGTGCCGCGCCTGCTCGCGCAGGTGGCGTTGGATCGCAAGGAGCTGGTCGAGGCGGAGACGGAGCTGTGCGCGCCGCTGGTGGCGTCCGGGGGCATGCCCTTCGGCGTCCTCTACGCGGTGCGAGGGGACTCGCCCTTCACGGGGGGCGAGGGGCAGCTGCTCGCCGCGCTCGGGCGGTTGGGCGGCGAGGCGTACACGGCGGTGCGCTCCCGGGGCGAGGCGGAGTCCTCGACGCCGGTGATGCTGGGGGGCTCGCGGCCCCTGCGCGCGCTGCTGGAGAGCGCGCGGCGCGCGGCGAACAGCGCCGCGCCGGTGGTGATTCACGGCGAGCCGGGCGCGGGCAAGACGCTGCTCGCGCGGACCGTCCATGCTCGCTCGCCGCGGGCGCTCGAGCCCCTGGTGGTGGTGGACTGTCGACTCCCCGCGGAGCAGGTGGAGGAGGTGCTGCTGGGGCGGGCCAGCGCGCCGGGGCAGCCCCCCGTGGCCTCGGCGCTGCTGCGCGCCGACCGGGGCTCGCTGGTGCTCCAGCACGTCGAGGCGCTGCCGAAGCCGCTGGCGGAGCGGCTGGCGCGGCTGCTCGCGCGGCGCACGGCTCCCGCGCGGCAGGGGGGCGAGGAGCCCGTGGACGTGCGCCTCATCGTCACCTCGACGGCGTCGCTCCCGGTGATGACCTCGAAGGGTGGGTTGGAGCCGGCGCTGGGGCGGAGCCTGATGGGGTTCGAGCTGGAGGTGCCCGCGTTGCGCGAGCGCCGCGCCGACGTCCTGGTGCTCACCGAGTTCTTCGTCAGCCGCGCGGCGCGACGGGTGAGCAAGGAGCCTCCCGTGCTGGGGCCGGACGCGCGTCGGCTCCTGTCCGAATATGGCTGGCCGCAGAATGTCCGCGAGCTGGAGCTGGTGGGCGAGCGGCTGGGGCTGCTCTACGCCGGCGGGCGCGTGGGCGCGCTCCAGCTCCCGCCCGAAATCCAGGAGGGTGGGGCGGAGGGGCGGACGTTGCAGGAGCGGGTGGCGCGCCTGGAGCGTGACGCCATCTCGGAGGCGCTGCGTGAGGCGGGCGGCAAGAAGGTCCGGGCCGCGACGCTCCTGGGCATCAGCCGTCCGACGCTCGACAAGAAGATCGAGGAGTACGGGCTCACCGTGGAGCGGAACCGGCGCGGCTGA
- a CDS encoding DMT family transporter, with the protein MPSSTVTAPAAPARTFSSSDLAILGVVIVWGSNYTVVKEALDTIPPLAFMSLRFTIASVAMAALLWKVEGWKPLSRPVFLKLAGLGLVGNTVYQLCFILGVANTTAANSGLLTATTPVLVAGLGAALGVDRLTRPLVTSLSLAVVGMLMIVLARGPSMAGGSRLGDGLILGACVCWAVYTVGIRSVGPEVSALRVTAITMLTGAPGVILAGIPSVLALDTASIGAGSWLGVVYSALIPLVVAYYIWGRTVQQVGSARASLYNTGVPVVAALTAWVVRGDRPTGLQLLGAAFIITGVLLGRRK; encoded by the coding sequence GTGCCCTCCTCGACAGTCACCGCCCCCGCCGCCCCTGCCCGGACCTTCTCCTCGTCGGACCTGGCCATCCTCGGCGTGGTCATCGTCTGGGGCTCCAACTACACGGTGGTGAAGGAGGCGCTGGACACGATTCCGCCCCTGGCCTTCATGTCGCTGCGCTTCACCATCGCGTCGGTGGCGATGGCGGCGCTGCTGTGGAAGGTCGAGGGCTGGAAGCCCCTGTCACGGCCGGTGTTCCTCAAGCTGGCCGGGCTGGGGCTGGTGGGCAACACGGTGTACCAGCTGTGCTTCATCCTCGGCGTGGCGAACACGACGGCGGCGAACAGCGGGCTGTTGACGGCGACGACGCCCGTGCTCGTGGCGGGGCTCGGCGCGGCGCTGGGCGTGGACCGGCTGACGCGGCCGCTGGTGACGAGCCTGTCGCTGGCGGTGGTGGGCATGCTGATGATCGTCCTCGCGCGCGGTCCCTCCATGGCGGGGGGCAGCCGGCTGGGCGACGGGCTCATCCTGGGCGCCTGCGTATGCTGGGCGGTGTACACGGTGGGCATCCGCTCCGTCGGCCCCGAGGTGTCCGCGCTGCGCGTCACCGCCATCACCATGCTGACCGGGGCGCCGGGCGTCATCCTCGCGGGGATTCCCTCGGTGCTCGCGCTCGACACGGCCTCCATCGGCGCGGGCTCCTGGCTGGGCGTGGTGTACTCGGCGCTGATTCCGCTCGTGGTCGCCTACTACATCTGGGGCCGCACCGTGCAGCAGGTGGGCAGCGCGCGGGCCTCGCTCTACAACACGGGCGTCCCGGTGGTGGCGGCCCTCACCGCCTGGGTCGTGCGCGGGGATCGCCCCACGGGACTCCAGCTCCTGGGGGCGGCCTTCATCATCACCGGCGTGCTGCTCGGCCGACGGAAGTGA
- a CDS encoding deoxynucleoside kinase: MARKKFIAIAGNIGAGKTELTSFLCRKYELTPSFEPNDQNPYLADFYKDMKTWAFRSQLFFLTHKFRLHRELERTPGTVLQDRTLYEDAEIFAKNLHRQRLIDKRDWKTYCELYETISESLRPPDLMIYLRCPVQTLRERIRIRGRTMEKDIPTRYLQRLNALYEEWFGAYRLSPVLVLATDKLDYLTNLVDRVDLFRQIEKHL, translated from the coding sequence GTGGCCAGGAAAAAGTTCATCGCCATCGCGGGCAACATCGGCGCCGGGAAGACGGAGCTCACGTCCTTCCTCTGCCGGAAGTACGAGCTGACACCGTCCTTCGAGCCCAATGACCAGAACCCCTACCTCGCGGACTTCTACAAGGACATGAAGACGTGGGCCTTCCGCTCACAGCTCTTCTTCCTGACGCACAAGTTCCGTCTGCACCGGGAGTTGGAGCGTACGCCCGGTACCGTGCTCCAGGACCGCACCCTCTACGAGGACGCGGAGATATTCGCCAAGAACCTCCATCGCCAGCGGCTCATCGACAAGCGCGACTGGAAGACGTACTGCGAGCTGTACGAGACCATCTCGGAGTCCTTGCGGCCCCCCGACCTGATGATCTACCTGCGCTGCCCCGTCCAGACGCTGCGCGAGCGCATCCGCATCCGGGGGCGCACCATGGAGAAGGACATCCCCACCCGCTATCTCCAGCGCCTCAACGCCCTGTACGAGGAATGGTTCGGGGCCTACCGGCTGTCTCCGGTACTGGTGCTCGCCACCGACAAGCTCGACTACCTGACCAACCTGGTGGACCGCGTGGACCTCTTTCGGCAAATCGAGAAGCACCTGTGA